Proteins encoded in a region of the Oncorhynchus gorbuscha isolate QuinsamMale2020 ecotype Even-year linkage group LG16, OgorEven_v1.0, whole genome shotgun sequence genome:
- the LOC124000183 gene encoding notch-regulated ankyrin repeat-containing protein A-like, producing MSQGDVSTCSAPQIVFQEAVKQGNTKELHSLLQNMTNCEFNVNSFGPEGQTALHQSVIDGNLELVKLLVKFGADIRLANREGWSALHIAAFGGHQDIVLYLITKAKYSSGAR from the coding sequence ATGAGCCAAGGGGATGTATCAACTTGCTCTGCGCCTCAGATCGTATTCCAAGAGGCGGTGAAGCAAGGCAACACAAAGGAACTCCACTCGCTGCTCCAGAACATGACAAACTGCGAATTCAATGTCAACTCCTTCGGGCCCGAAGGACAGACGGCGTTGCATCAGTCAGTCATCGATGGGAATCTCGAACTTGTAAAACTGCTGGTTAAATTCGGAGCCGATATTCGATTGGCGAACAGGGAAGGGTGGAGTGCCTTACACATTGCCGCGTTTGGAGGACACCAAGACATAGTCCTATACCTCATCACTAAGGCAAAGTACTCCTCTGGCGCACGGTGA